A portion of the Stella humosa genome contains these proteins:
- a CDS encoding ABC transporter substrate-binding protein, translating into MPLLAGVAAVLAASAAAGLAPMPAAAQEGKTLRATLHADVRALDPIWSTQVITSMHGNMIFDRLFATDEKLEPQPQMVEKWTVSEDKKTYVFTLREGLKFHDGTPVTSRDVIQSMKRWGVRDAGAKILFGYTDALTPRDDRTFEWKLKEPFGLVIETLAKNSSALPAVMREKDAMTDPFQPVQEMVGSGPFVFQRAEWVPGSKTVYTKFKDYVPRAEPASGQAGGKVAKVDRVEFITLSDPQTQQAALVAGEIDFLEAPQVDFLPILEATPGITITAHPAAGAIGVIQLNHLHPPFDKVEARQAMLHILHMPDYLNTFVPDRKLQKLCYSYFGCGTPMETDAGSDVYKSAKKDPKAAEALFKAAGYNGEPITILHSTDHWMINPATLVLIQQMRRAGLKLDVQAMDWGAASARRAKKEPPAQGGWNIFITGTTVLGSSNPIANNWIGMGCEKANFGWPCNAAFEDVRRSWGMAQTLAERKAIAVDLSKRAYEQVPFIPFGQWVSPMAYRSDRLSGVLSNPSMPPMWNIEKK; encoded by the coding sequence ATGCCACTGCTCGCAGGCGTTGCGGCTGTCCTGGCCGCGTCCGCCGCCGCCGGCCTCGCCCCCATGCCCGCCGCAGCCCAGGAAGGCAAGACCCTGCGCGCCACGCTGCATGCCGACGTCCGCGCCCTCGACCCGATCTGGAGCACCCAGGTCATCACCTCGATGCACGGAAACATGATCTTCGACCGGCTGTTCGCGACCGACGAGAAGCTGGAGCCACAGCCGCAGATGGTCGAGAAATGGACCGTCAGCGAGGATAAGAAAACCTACGTCTTCACGCTGCGCGAGGGGCTGAAGTTCCATGACGGCACCCCCGTCACGTCGCGCGACGTGATCCAGTCGATGAAGCGCTGGGGCGTGCGCGACGCCGGGGCCAAGATCCTGTTCGGCTATACGGACGCGCTGACGCCGCGGGACGACCGCACGTTCGAGTGGAAGCTGAAGGAGCCCTTCGGGCTGGTCATCGAGACGCTGGCCAAGAACAGCAGCGCCCTGCCGGCGGTGATGCGCGAGAAGGACGCGATGACCGACCCGTTCCAGCCGGTGCAGGAGATGGTGGGCTCCGGCCCGTTCGTCTTCCAGCGCGCGGAATGGGTGCCGGGGTCGAAGACCGTCTATACGAAGTTCAAGGACTATGTGCCGCGCGCCGAGCCGGCGTCCGGCCAGGCGGGCGGCAAGGTGGCGAAGGTCGACCGGGTGGAGTTCATCACCCTCTCCGACCCGCAGACGCAGCAGGCAGCCCTGGTGGCGGGCGAGATCGACTTCCTGGAGGCCCCCCAGGTCGATTTCCTGCCGATCCTGGAGGCCACGCCCGGCATCACCATCACCGCCCACCCGGCCGCGGGCGCCATCGGCGTCATCCAGCTCAACCACCTGCACCCGCCCTTCGACAAGGTGGAGGCGCGCCAGGCCATGCTGCACATCCTGCACATGCCGGACTATCTCAACACCTTCGTCCCGGACAGGAAGCTGCAGAAGCTCTGCTACTCCTATTTCGGCTGCGGCACGCCGATGGAAACCGACGCCGGGTCGGACGTCTACAAGTCGGCCAAGAAGGACCCGAAGGCGGCCGAGGCCCTGTTCAAGGCGGCCGGCTACAATGGCGAGCCGATCACCATCCTGCATTCGACCGACCACTGGATGATCAACCCGGCGACCCTGGTGCTGATCCAGCAGATGCGCCGCGCCGGCCTGAAGCTCGACGTGCAGGCGATGGACTGGGGCGCGGCCAGCGCGCGCCGGGCCAAGAAGGAGCCGCCGGCCCAGGGCGGCTGGAACATCTTCATCACCGGCACCACCGTGCTGGGCTCGTCCAACCCGATCGCCAACAACTGGATCGGCATGGGCTGCGAGAAGGCCAATTTCGGCTGGCCCTGCAACGCCGCCTTCGAGGACGTCCGCCGCTCCTGGGGCATGGCCCAGACCCTGGCCGAGAGGAAGGCGATCGCGGTCGACCTGTCGAAGCGTGCCTACGAGCAGGTGCCGTTCATCCCCTTCGGCCAGTGGGTGTCGCCGATGGCCTATCGCTCCGACCGGCTGTCGGGCGTGCTGTCGAACCCGTCGATGCCGCCGATGTGGAACATCGAGAAGAAGTAG
- a CDS encoding type II toxin-antitoxin system RelE/ParE family toxin, with product MRRLRLLPAARRDADEIWDYSADRWGSNQADEYLRALIAAGQAIADGRRQGGRIAGVRPGYWKLAVGAHLLCYRFAGDDALEIVRILHQRMNVESRLRRDR from the coding sequence GTGAGGAGGCTGCGTCTCCTGCCGGCCGCCCGCAGGGATGCTGACGAGATCTGGGACTATTCTGCAGACCGCTGGGGTAGCAACCAGGCGGACGAGTACCTGCGAGCCCTGATCGCCGCCGGACAGGCGATAGCGGATGGCCGGCGGCAGGGGGGCAGGATCGCGGGCGTCCGGCCCGGCTATTGGAAGCTCGCCGTCGGCGCCCACCTTCTCTGCTACCGCTTCGCAGGGGACGATGCGCTCGAAATCGTCCGCATCCTTCATCAGCGGATGAACGTCGAAAGCCGGCTGCGACGGGATCGGTAG
- a CDS encoding type II toxin-antitoxin system ParD family antitoxin, producing the protein MAQNTSVVLDDHFLAFVDRQLTAGRYRSASDVIQAGLHLLEDHERKIEAFRAALIEGEESGSAEDFDIERFLQEKRAGQGQ; encoded by the coding sequence ATGGCGCAGAACACCTCGGTCGTGCTCGATGACCATTTCCTGGCCTTCGTGGACCGGCAATTGACCGCTGGCAGATATCGCTCGGCCAGCGATGTCATCCAGGCCGGCCTGCATCTGCTTGAGGATCACGAGCGCAAGATCGAGGCGTTCAGGGCCGCACTGATCGAGGGCGAAGAAAGCGGCTCGGCCGAAGACTTCGACATCGAGCGGTTTCTCCAGGAAAAGCGGGCCGGCCAGGGTCAGTGA
- a CDS encoding ABC transporter ATP-binding protein gives MTIPVSHTPASHTPALALRDITCRFPSPDGQGTYTAVADTTLVVEAGEFVSVVGPTGCGKSTLLNVAAGLLAPSSGTVEVFGQPMAFDGSVNRRAGYMFQTDALMPWRNAIGNVVAGLEFRGVARAEAVERGQEWLRRVGLSGFGDRYPHQLSGGMRKRLALAQTLILDPDILLMDEPFSALDVQTRQLMENELLALWAANRKSVLFITHDLEEAIALSDRVVALSAGPGTHPIGDFVIDLPRPRDVSEIRMDPGFLAFHKDIWNVMREEVLKAYARQRAA, from the coding sequence ATGACGATCCCGGTCAGCCATACGCCGGCCAGCCATACCCCGGCCTTGGCGCTGCGCGACATCACCTGCCGCTTCCCGTCGCCGGACGGCCAGGGCACCTACACGGCGGTCGCCGACACCACGCTGGTGGTCGAGGCGGGCGAGTTCGTGTCGGTGGTGGGGCCGACCGGCTGCGGCAAGTCGACCCTGCTCAACGTCGCCGCCGGGCTGCTGGCGCCGTCGTCGGGCACGGTCGAGGTGTTCGGCCAGCCGATGGCGTTCGACGGCAGCGTGAACCGGCGGGCGGGCTACATGTTCCAGACCGACGCGCTGATGCCATGGCGCAACGCCATCGGCAATGTCGTGGCCGGGCTGGAGTTCCGCGGCGTGGCGCGGGCCGAGGCGGTCGAGCGCGGCCAGGAATGGCTGCGGCGGGTGGGGCTGTCGGGCTTCGGCGACCGCTACCCGCACCAGCTTTCGGGCGGCATGCGCAAGCGCCTGGCGCTGGCCCAGACGCTGATCCTCGACCCCGACATCCTGCTGATGGACGAACCCTTCTCCGCGCTCGACGTGCAGACCCGCCAGCTCATGGAGAACGAGTTGCTGGCGCTGTGGGCGGCCAACCGCAAGTCCGTCCTCTTCATCACCCACGACCTGGAGGAGGCGATCGCGCTGTCCGACCGGGTTGTCGCCCTGTCAGCCGGCCCCGGCACGCACCCGATCGGCGACTTCGTCATCGACCTGCCGCGGCCGCGCGACGTGTCGGAGATCCGCATGGACCCCGGCTTCCTCGCCTTCCACAAGGACATCTGGAACGTGATGCGCGAAGAAGTACTGAAGGCCTATGCCCGGCAGCGGGCGGCCTGA
- a CDS encoding patatin-like phospholipase family protein — MSTDITTPAQPAKPKPINVALQGGGAHGAFTWGILDRLLEDGRVEIEGLSGTSAGSMNAVVYTYGKLTGGPAGARALLDRFWRRISQAGSVFSPIGASAWGHWWTGSWNFDDMPSYRAFSAMTGMLSPYEFNPLDLNPLRDIVGELVDFTALQGCDDTRLFISATNVRTGRVRVFHAHEVTLDVVMASACLPFLYKAVEIAGESFWDGGYVGNPSLWPFFYHTRTPDLLVLHVNPIERDTIPRTAPEINNRLNEITFNASLIAELRAIRFVQRLVREDWLKDEHRDRVRDIRMHAIRADQELLDLSAASKFNADWGFLSDLRDRGRRAADEWLAAHWDAVGERDSVNLAREYLDRP, encoded by the coding sequence ATGAGCACCGACATCACCACCCCCGCCCAACCGGCCAAGCCCAAGCCCATCAACGTCGCCCTCCAGGGCGGCGGCGCCCATGGCGCCTTCACCTGGGGCATCCTCGACCGCCTGCTGGAGGATGGCCGGGTGGAGATCGAGGGCCTGTCGGGCACCAGTGCCGGGTCGATGAACGCCGTCGTCTATACCTACGGCAAGCTGACCGGCGGTCCGGCGGGGGCACGCGCGCTACTCGACCGCTTCTGGCGGCGCATCAGCCAGGCCGGCAGCGTCTTCAGCCCGATCGGCGCCAGCGCCTGGGGCCATTGGTGGACGGGCTCGTGGAACTTCGACGACATGCCGAGCTACCGCGCCTTCTCGGCCATGACCGGGATGCTGTCGCCCTACGAGTTCAACCCGCTCGACCTCAACCCGCTGCGCGACATCGTGGGCGAGTTGGTGGACTTCACGGCGTTGCAGGGCTGCGACGACACCCGGCTGTTCATCAGCGCCACCAACGTCCGCACCGGCCGGGTGCGCGTCTTCCACGCCCATGAGGTGACGCTGGACGTGGTGATGGCGTCGGCCTGCCTGCCCTTCCTCTACAAGGCGGTGGAGATCGCGGGCGAGTCCTTCTGGGACGGCGGCTATGTCGGCAACCCGTCGCTGTGGCCCTTCTTCTACCACACGCGCACGCCCGACCTGCTGGTGCTGCATGTGAACCCGATCGAGCGCGACACGATCCCGCGCACCGCGCCCGAGATCAACAACCGCCTGAACGAGATCACCTTCAACGCCTCGCTGATCGCCGAACTGCGCGCGATCCGCTTCGTCCAGCGGCTGGTGCGCGAGGACTGGCTGAAGGACGAGCACCGGGACCGCGTGCGCGATATCCGCATGCATGCCATCCGCGCCGACCAGGAGCTGCTCGACCTCAGCGCCGCCAGCAAGTTCAACGCCGACTGGGGCTTCCTCAGCGACCTGCGCGACCGCGGGCGCCGGGCCGCCGACGAGTGGCTGGCGGCCCACTGGGATGCGGTCGGCGAACGGGATTCCGTCAATCTGGCGCGGGAGTATCTCGATCGCCCGTAG
- a CDS encoding threonine ammonia-lyase yields MSVTIADIERAQARIAGAVRRTPWVEAAPARAALAGRVALKLECLQVTGSFKPRGAINALRSLDPAAAARGLVTASGGNHGLAVAFAGHGAGLPATIFLPETVPAAKVAALKSWGADVRIEGAVWDDSNRAALAHAQSSGQAYLHPFGDPAVMAGQGTLGLEILEQIPDADTLLVAIGGGGLAAGVATAAKARRPGIRIVGIEPTGAPTLYESHRAGRVVTLDRVTTAAGTLAPKATDPRTFAVIERHVDDFILVDDEQMRTAARWLWQEHNVAAELSGAAAVAALMAGAYKPRADERVVAIVCGVGTDGIG; encoded by the coding sequence ATGTCCGTTACCATCGCCGATATCGAGCGGGCCCAGGCCCGCATCGCCGGCGCCGTGCGCCGCACGCCCTGGGTCGAGGCCGCCCCCGCCCGCGCGGCCTTGGCCGGCCGCGTCGCGCTCAAGCTCGAATGCCTGCAGGTCACGGGCTCGTTCAAGCCGCGGGGTGCCATCAACGCCTTGCGCTCGCTCGACCCGGCGGCGGCCGCGCGCGGGCTGGTGACGGCATCGGGCGGCAACCACGGGCTGGCAGTCGCCTTCGCCGGCCATGGGGCCGGCCTGCCCGCGACGATCTTCCTGCCGGAGACCGTGCCGGCGGCCAAGGTGGCCGCGCTGAAGTCCTGGGGGGCCGATGTGCGCATCGAGGGCGCAGTGTGGGACGACAGCAACCGCGCCGCGCTGGCCCACGCGCAATCGAGCGGCCAGGCCTACCTTCACCCGTTCGGCGACCCGGCGGTGATGGCGGGCCAGGGCACGCTGGGGCTGGAGATCCTGGAGCAGATCCCAGACGCCGACACCCTGCTGGTGGCGATCGGCGGCGGCGGGCTGGCGGCCGGCGTCGCCACGGCGGCCAAGGCGCGCCGGCCCGGCATCCGCATCGTCGGCATCGAGCCCACGGGCGCCCCCACCCTCTACGAGAGCCACCGCGCCGGCCGCGTCGTCACGCTGGACCGGGTGACGACGGCCGCCGGCACGCTGGCCCCCAAGGCGACCGACCCCCGCACCTTCGCCGTCATCGAGCGCCATGTGGACGACTTCATCCTGGTCGACGACGAGCAGATGCGGACGGCCGCCCGCTGGCTGTGGCAGGAGCACAACGTCGCGGCCGAACTGTCGGGTGCGGCCGCCGTCGCCGCCCTGATGGCCGGCGCCTACAAGCCCCGCGCCGACGAGCGCGTCGTCGCCATCGTCTGCGGGGTAGGCACGGACGGGATCGGGTAG
- a CDS encoding ABC transporter permease has translation MATRLRISRVRLRIYQVALLVAVLVAWHLLTVPGLLPNFYFDRPNRAAFFFGEPLKVADRIVDWFVSGEIYGHLWITLVETMLAFAIGSVAGLLIGLWLGLSEMASAILDPYIKAANSMPRVVLAPIFAVWFGLGMWSKVALGVTLVFFIVFFNVYQGVREVSPTILANARMLGANRRQLLTAIYLPSATSWVFASLHNAVGLAFVGAVVGEYLGSARGVGYLILQAEATFDINTVFAGIAVLTAFALVLDGIVGIVERRLMTWQPRMAETDRT, from the coding sequence ATGGCAACCCGTCTGCGCATCAGCCGCGTGCGGCTGCGCATCTACCAGGTGGCGCTCCTGGTCGCCGTCCTCGTCGCCTGGCACCTGCTGACGGTGCCGGGCCTGCTGCCCAACTTCTATTTCGACCGGCCCAACCGCGCCGCCTTCTTCTTCGGCGAGCCGCTGAAGGTTGCCGACCGCATCGTCGACTGGTTCGTGTCGGGCGAGATCTACGGCCACCTGTGGATCACGCTGGTGGAGACCATGCTGGCCTTTGCCATCGGCTCGGTCGCGGGCCTGCTGATCGGCCTGTGGCTCGGCCTGTCGGAAATGGCGTCGGCCATCCTCGACCCCTACATCAAGGCGGCGAACTCCATGCCGCGCGTCGTGCTGGCGCCGATCTTCGCGGTGTGGTTCGGGCTCGGCATGTGGTCCAAGGTGGCGCTGGGCGTGACGCTGGTCTTCTTCATCGTCTTCTTCAACGTCTACCAGGGCGTGCGCGAGGTGAGCCCGACCATCCTCGCCAACGCCCGCATGCTGGGCGCCAACCGGCGCCAACTGCTGACCGCGATCTACCTGCCGAGTGCCACCAGTTGGGTCTTCGCCAGCCTGCACAATGCCGTGGGCCTGGCCTTCGTGGGCGCGGTGGTGGGCGAGTATCTGGGGTCGGCCCGCGGCGTCGGCTACCTGATCCTCCAGGCCGAGGCGACGTTCGACATCAACACCGTCTTCGCCGGCATCGCCGTGCTGACGGCGTTCGCCCTGGTGCTGGACGGCATCGTCGGCATCGTCGAGCGCCGGCTGATGACCTGGCAGCCGCGCATGGCCGAAACCGACCGGACATGA
- a CDS encoding FCD domain-containing protein — protein sequence MRGDDDAALTAPSPSATAAIALRRSESLASIVLREMERMILSGELKAGARISEQNLAQRLGVSRGPVREAASALERSGLLTSIANRGVFVREVSPEELLELYDMRALLTGFACQRLARSATAEQKAALRRMVDQMAAALKAGDGPAYYQGNLDFHDALMDFAGHRKAAEIYDTLLKQAHLSRREVLSKSAMMQESDAEHVAIVEAIEAGEADRARKAGERHVLNGRVRLLKRLGQRPTA from the coding sequence ATGCGCGGCGACGACGACGCGGCCCTGACGGCCCCCTCCCCGTCCGCCACGGCCGCCATCGCGCTGCGCCGGTCGGAATCGCTGGCCTCGATCGTGCTGCGCGAGATGGAGCGGATGATCCTGAGCGGCGAGTTGAAGGCGGGTGCCCGCATCAGCGAGCAGAACCTGGCCCAGCGGCTGGGCGTCAGCCGCGGGCCGGTGCGCGAGGCCGCCAGCGCGCTCGAGCGCAGCGGCCTGCTCACCAGCATCGCCAACCGCGGCGTCTTCGTGCGCGAGGTCTCGCCCGAGGAGCTGCTGGAACTCTATGACATGCGGGCATTGCTGACCGGCTTCGCCTGCCAGCGCCTCGCCCGCAGCGCCACGGCCGAGCAGAAGGCAGCCCTGCGCCGCATGGTCGACCAGATGGCGGCCGCCCTGAAGGCCGGCGACGGCCCCGCCTATTACCAGGGCAACCTCGACTTCCACGACGCGCTGATGGACTTCGCCGGCCACCGCAAGGCAGCCGAGATCTACGACACGCTATTGAAGCAGGCCCACCTGTCGCGCCGCGAGGTGCTGTCGAAAAGCGCCATGATGCAGGAGTCCGACGCCGAGCATGTCGCCATCGTCGAGGCGATCGAAGCCGGCGAGGCCGATCGCGCGCGCAAGGCCGGCGAGCGGCACGTGCTGAACGGCCGCGTGCGCCTTCTCAAGCGGCTCGGGCAGCGGCCGACGGCGTAG
- a CDS encoding CapA family protein → MKRTLFLLGDINFLGVADAAGLFDRVKPALAGADLVFANLECCLFDPPAGYAETRGFYAPARLAAALADLGVDAVGTANNVNVGAAAILGSLAALDGAGIAHAGSGADLAAARAPAIVDGNGLSIGILQRTAVFWRGQPATARGPGVATILGHTAYRPMIEHGHTLTRPGVPPEVVTWADRDGLAAFAADIAALRREAGFVVASCHWGLKHDVLAYMREYAHAAIDAGADIVFGHGPHAPLAIERYRGRTIVYGAGGFSFQAEHGGVALTHWTGLMVRLDLVDDRIQRTSFSFVQRNDANQTVIVPPEGVAEELRLLVASSAPLGAALTVADGCVTVTDR, encoded by the coding sequence ATGAAGCGCACGCTGTTCCTGCTGGGCGATATCAACTTCCTGGGCGTGGCGGACGCGGCCGGCCTGTTCGACCGGGTGAAGCCGGCGCTGGCCGGCGCCGACCTCGTCTTCGCCAACCTCGAATGCTGCCTGTTCGACCCGCCGGCCGGCTATGCCGAGACGCGCGGCTTCTACGCACCCGCCCGCCTGGCGGCAGCCCTGGCCGACCTTGGCGTCGATGCCGTCGGCACCGCCAACAACGTGAATGTGGGGGCGGCCGCCATCCTCGGCTCGCTGGCGGCACTCGACGGCGCGGGCATCGCCCATGCCGGCAGCGGCGCCGACCTGGCGGCGGCCCGCGCACCCGCCATCGTCGACGGCAATGGCCTCAGCATCGGCATCCTGCAGCGCACCGCCGTCTTCTGGCGCGGCCAGCCAGCGACGGCGCGCGGCCCCGGCGTCGCCACCATCCTCGGCCACACCGCCTATCGCCCGATGATCGAGCATGGCCACACCCTGACCCGGCCCGGCGTGCCGCCGGAGGTCGTGACCTGGGCCGACCGCGACGGGCTGGCGGCCTTTGCCGCCGACATCGCGGCGCTGCGGCGCGAGGCCGGCTTCGTCGTCGCGTCGTGCCACTGGGGCCTGAAGCACGACGTGCTGGCCTATATGCGCGAATACGCCCATGCCGCGATCGACGCCGGTGCCGACATCGTCTTCGGCCACGGCCCGCACGCGCCGCTGGCGATCGAGCGCTATCGCGGCCGGACGATCGTCTACGGCGCCGGCGGCTTCAGCTTCCAGGCCGAGCATGGCGGCGTGGCGCTGACCCACTGGACCGGCCTGATGGTGCGCCTCGACCTGGTTGACGATCGCATCCAGCGCACCAGCTTCTCCTTCGTGCAGCGCAACGACGCCAACCAGACCGTCATCGTCCCGCCCGAGGGAGTGGCCGAAGAGCTGCGCCTGCTGGTGGCATCGTCGGCACCCCTGGGCGCCGCGCTGACGGTCGCGGACGGCTGCGTGACGGTGACGGACCGGTGA
- a CDS encoding hydantoinase/carbamoylase family amidase, with translation MADGGNGFGSAAAKVDEARLWQRHVDMAKLGGTPKGGVRRLALDANDIAARRLLADWAKPYGWQVSMDAIGNLYIRRPGTDNDADPVLSGSHTDTQPSGGRFDGIYGVLAAFEAMEAIEAAGIRTRRPIETVVWTCEEGGARFPMGTMGSGVFVGRTPLADARAVADYDGVTVGEAVDAARAALPDLPERTFGFPIAAFVEAHIEQGPILEEKGLQIGVVTGIQGARRFRVEIEGADAHAGTTPRARRKDALSAAVAMVAALEKVFHDDPSDTVRFTVGRFVVTPNAPAVVPGHVAFTIDFRHPDDAVLTSLGDQVEPICQANRKGCAVTVHQTARGKPLTFLDLVPGAVDQAAKGLGLGHMRINSGAGHDAGPMQVAAPSGMIFVPCEHGISHAEAENATPADLAAGARVLAETLVTLAGR, from the coding sequence ATGGCGGACGGCGGCAACGGATTCGGCAGTGCGGCGGCCAAGGTGGACGAGGCGCGGCTGTGGCAGCGGCACGTCGACATGGCGAAGCTGGGCGGCACCCCCAAGGGCGGCGTGCGCCGGCTGGCGCTCGATGCCAACGACATCGCCGCGCGCCGCCTGCTGGCCGACTGGGCCAAGCCCTACGGCTGGCAGGTCAGCATGGATGCGATCGGCAACCTCTATATCCGCCGCCCCGGCACCGACAACGATGCCGACCCGGTGCTGTCCGGCTCCCACACCGACACCCAGCCGTCGGGCGGGCGCTTCGACGGCATCTATGGCGTGCTGGCCGCCTTCGAGGCGATGGAGGCGATCGAGGCCGCCGGCATCCGCACCCGCCGCCCGATCGAGACGGTGGTGTGGACCTGCGAGGAGGGCGGCGCGCGCTTTCCCATGGGCACGATGGGATCGGGCGTCTTCGTCGGCCGCACGCCGCTGGCCGATGCCCGCGCCGTGGCCGACTATGACGGGGTGACGGTGGGCGAGGCCGTCGACGCCGCCCGGGCGGCCCTGCCCGACCTGCCCGAGCGCACCTTCGGCTTTCCCATCGCCGCCTTCGTCGAGGCCCATATCGAGCAGGGGCCGATCCTGGAGGAGAAGGGGCTGCAGATCGGCGTCGTCACCGGCATCCAGGGCGCCCGCCGCTTCCGGGTCGAGATCGAGGGCGCGGACGCCCATGCCGGCACCACCCCGCGCGCGCGCCGCAAGGATGCGCTGTCGGCCGCCGTCGCCATGGTGGCGGCCCTGGAGAAGGTCTTCCACGACGACCCGTCGGACACGGTGCGCTTCACCGTCGGCCGCTTCGTCGTCACCCCCAACGCGCCGGCCGTGGTGCCGGGGCACGTCGCCTTCACCATCGACTTCCGCCACCCCGACGACGCCGTGCTGACCAGCCTCGGCGACCAGGTGGAGCCGATCTGCCAGGCCAACCGCAAGGGCTGCGCCGTCACCGTCCACCAGACTGCGCGCGGCAAGCCCTTGACCTTCCTCGACCTCGTGCCGGGCGCCGTGGACCAAGCGGCAAAGGGCCTGGGCCTGGGCCACATGCGCATCAACTCCGGCGCCGGCCACGATGCCGGCCCGATGCAGGTGGCGGCCCCCAGCGGCATGATCTTCGTGCCCTGCGAACACGGCATCAGCCACGCCGAAGCCGAGAACGCCACCCCCGCCGACCTCGCCGCCGGCGCGCGGGTGCTGGCGGAAACGCTGGTGACGCTGGCGGGGCGGTAG
- a CDS encoding hydantoinase B/oxoprolinase family protein produces the protein MTAPDPIRPDPIRPDPIRLEIIRHALVAAAEEMSITVWRTSRSSVVREILDYSTCVFDANGRSIAQAARMPVHLNSMPSCLADILAGPFPIEGWDEGDVIVTNDPYAGGQHLPDIQTFKPVFVDGRLVAIAGILVHHLDVGGGAPGSYYAQATEIFHEGFRIPPLKLVERGRRNEQVIQLLLRNSREPENVGGDFASQLAALDVGVANLQRLARRYGPDTLQAAADAIQDQSEAAMRRAIAAIPDGTWKFTDHVDDDGIEDRPLAVAVTLTVAGDTIAVDLAGSSPQAAGPVNCTLNMTSSAVICGVMMAIGADIPANAGCYRPITIAAPPGSVVNALSPAPVANRMAIGHRVVNAVLGAFAGALPGQIPAAYYGVSYAYALGSRRTDGQRQVYFDLECGGWGGHPDADGAAAFSCGFHNISSSPVEMIEATYPVRFLRYGLAPDTGGAGFRRGGTGLERSFLLTAPEGRFAANLDRFKFAPYGLEGGEPGSTGRLEVRRSGSDDWQSLPSKVAGLPLAVGDAIRLVTSGGGGWGDPAGREAARVADDVADGYVSAGAAGRQYGPRAAAAD, from the coding sequence ATGACGGCACCCGACCCCATCCGGCCCGACCCGATCCGCCCCGATCCCATCCGACTGGAGATCATCCGCCACGCCCTGGTGGCCGCGGCCGAGGAAATGAGCATCACCGTCTGGCGCACCAGCCGGTCGTCGGTGGTGCGCGAGATCCTGGACTATTCGACCTGCGTCTTTGACGCGAACGGCCGCAGCATCGCCCAGGCGGCGCGCATGCCGGTGCACCTGAATTCCATGCCGAGCTGCCTGGCCGACATCCTGGCCGGCCCCTTCCCGATCGAAGGCTGGGACGAGGGCGACGTCATCGTCACCAACGACCCCTATGCCGGCGGCCAGCACCTGCCCGACATCCAGACCTTCAAGCCGGTCTTCGTCGACGGCCGGCTGGTGGCGATCGCCGGCATTCTGGTCCACCACCTGGACGTGGGCGGCGGCGCGCCGGGCAGCTACTACGCCCAGGCGACCGAGATCTTCCACGAGGGCTTCCGCATCCCACCCTTGAAGCTGGTGGAGCGCGGGCGGCGCAACGAGCAGGTGATCCAGCTCCTGCTGCGCAACAGCCGCGAGCCCGAGAATGTCGGCGGCGACTTCGCCTCGCAACTGGCCGCGCTCGACGTCGGCGTCGCCAACCTGCAGCGGCTGGCCCGGCGCTACGGGCCGGACACGCTGCAGGCCGCGGCCGACGCCATCCAGGACCAGTCCGAGGCGGCGATGCGCCGCGCCATCGCCGCCATTCCGGACGGCACCTGGAAGTTCACCGACCATGTCGACGATGACGGGATCGAGGACCGGCCGCTGGCCGTGGCCGTCACCCTGACGGTGGCCGGCGACACCATCGCGGTCGACCTGGCGGGATCGAGCCCGCAGGCCGCGGGTCCGGTCAACTGCACCCTGAACATGACCAGCTCGGCCGTCATCTGCGGCGTGATGATGGCGATCGGCGCCGACATCCCGGCCAATGCCGGCTGCTATCGCCCGATCACGATCGCCGCCCCGCCCGGCAGCGTCGTCAACGCCCTGTCGCCGGCGCCCGTCGCCAACCGCATGGCGATCGGCCACCGGGTGGTGAATGCCGTGCTGGGGGCCTTCGCCGGCGCCCTGCCGGGACAGATCCCGGCCGCCTACTACGGCGTCAGCTATGCCTATGCCCTGGGGTCGCGCCGGACGGACGGGCAGCGCCAGGTCTATTTCGACCTGGAATGCGGCGGCTGGGGCGGACATCCGGATGCCGATGGGGCGGCCGCCTTCTCCTGCGGCTTCCACAACATCTCCTCCTCGCCCGTCGAGATGATCGAAGCGACTTACCCCGTGCGCTTCCTGCGCTATGGCCTGGCGCCCGACACCGGCGGGGCGGGCTTTCGCCGCGGCGGCACGGGGCTGGAGCGCTCGTTCCTGCTGACCGCGCCCGAGGGTCGGTTCGCCGCCAACCTCGACCGCTTCAAGTTCGCCCCCTACGGGCTGGAGGGTGGCGAGCCCGGCAGCACCGGCCGGCTGGAGGTGCGCCGCAGTGGCAGCGACGATTGGCAGTCCTTGCCGTCCAAGGTGGCTGGCCTGCCGCTCGCCGTGGGCGATGCGATCCGCCTGGTGACCTCCGGCGGCGGTGGCTGGGGCGACCCGGCCGGGCGCGAGGCGGCGCGCGTGGCCGACGACGTGGCCGACGGTTATGTCTCGGCGGGTGCGGCCGGGCGGCAATACGGGCCGCGGGCGGCCGCCGCCGACTGA